GAGCCCCAGTTCACGCGTTTTCGGAATCTAGCATCTCCCGAGCGGCGCTAGCCTCCGGCGGCTCGGCAATAGGAAGCTGTAGGCAGACACGGGTATAGCCTTGAGGCACGCTGTCGATGGTGAGGCTGCCGCCCTGCAGTTCAGCCATGCGTTTAGCGATCGCCAACCCCAAACCCGATCCCTGCTGTTCATGGAAGCAGCGTTCAAACTGGGTATATGCACCAATATGGGCAATTTGGTCGGCGGTCATGCCTCGACCGTAGTTGGTAATGGCAATCGCGACTTGATCATCATGAGATTTACTGTCGATCTCAATCGCCGTGCCGCGATCAGAAAACTTGAAGGCATTGTCGAGGAGTTCATCCAATATCTTTTGTAACATCGACACCGATACCCAGCCAAAGGACTCTTCTAGAGTTAAGGTAAGATCCTGAGTACGGTTAAGCTTTTCGGCTAGCGGTATGGTTAGGTCTCGAATCAGAGAGCTAATAGGTGTATGAGTTCGATCATGCTGGAGTCCACGCAGGCGCTCTGGATCATGAGCGGTGACTTCAAGCTGGGCATAAAGTAAGAAATTTTGCACCAATCGCTGCAGCCGCTTGCCAGAGGTTTGGATGGATTCTAGAATTTCGCGCCCCTCATTCCGATCAATAGAATCATAATGGGTAAGAAAAAATTCGCAGAACGCTAGAATACCGTTGAGAGGCGTATAAACTTCGTGGGGT
This genomic stretch from Candidatus Obscuribacterales bacterium harbors:
- a CDS encoding response regulator, whose product is MKRILVIEDDPSVRDNIADILELTDDYAFSVETAENGQEGLQRATESCPDLIICDVMMPGLNGYEVLQALRQQESTSNIPLVFLTARVERDDQRLGMELGADDYLTKPFTAKELLKAIIARLNKRDAMEKRAQHHLDHLRSSITLSLPHEVYTPLNGILAFCEFFLTHYDSIDRNEGREILESIQTSGKRLQRLVQNFLLYAQLEVTAHDPERLRGLQHDRTHTPISSLIRDLTIPLAEKLNRTQDLTLTLEESFGWVSVSMLQKILDELLDNAFKFSDRGTAIEIDSKSHDDQVAIAITNYGRGMTADQIAHIGAYTQFERCFHEQQGSGLGLAIAKRMAELQGGSLTIDSVPQGYTRVCLQLPIAEPPEASAAREMLDSENA